A genomic region of Alicyclobacillus sp. SO9 contains the following coding sequences:
- a CDS encoding recombinase family protein encodes MSSRFPTDIRVRPYLRKSRADLEAEARGEGDTLSKHKRALMALVRQHRWTVLDIYEEVVSGERILDRPQMQRLLQDLEDGETDAVLCMDIDRLGRGNMIDQGVIQETFKQTETLIITPRKVYNLLDEMDEEWSEFEAFMARRELKIITRRMQRGRRDSSAEGKHVGRNPPYGYLRDENLKLYPDPDKAPVVQLIFELAAQGMGMTSICRRLTEDGVPTPTGRLPYWEESTLYSMLTNPVYRGHIVWGMYKNYKTTKNPSGRTKVKQPESNWVVHENAHEALVSDETYQKYLDSVQSKPRIPVKTELANPMAALLYCAECNHAMRFRPAYGGRKNRLLCTTVGCHTKSAAWEDVHNRMLAALRETFDGMTIDERMKHKSSRGEYSRVAVLENKKKAVESELAELDTQLNRLHDLLERGVYDDATYIARNRALGERISTSKNELTTIEEKIEGMLHEQHKVQELMPRIGEVLEGYESADIEKKNAMLRSILSKMTYRRKPEWKKSDQFELELFLRT; translated from the coding sequence ATGTCCTCCCGGTTCCCAACAGATATTCGTGTACGTCCATATTTACGAAAATCTCGTGCAGACCTCGAGGCCGAAGCACGTGGTGAAGGTGACACGCTCTCCAAGCATAAGAGAGCACTCATGGCACTCGTACGTCAGCATCGATGGACTGTTCTCGACATCTATGAAGAAGTAGTAAGCGGAGAGCGAATACTGGATCGCCCACAAATGCAGCGCCTACTGCAGGACCTTGAAGATGGAGAGACGGATGCGGTTCTCTGCATGGACATAGACCGGCTAGGTCGTGGTAACATGATTGACCAAGGCGTCATACAGGAAACATTCAAGCAGACGGAGACACTCATTATCACACCACGTAAGGTCTACAATCTGCTCGATGAAATGGATGAAGAATGGTCCGAGTTTGAGGCATTTATGGCTCGACGCGAACTAAAAATCATCACCAGACGTATGCAGCGCGGGCGACGCGACAGCTCAGCAGAAGGAAAGCACGTAGGTCGCAATCCACCTTATGGATATCTGCGCGATGAAAATTTGAAGCTCTATCCAGACCCAGATAAAGCACCGGTTGTTCAGCTGATTTTTGAACTGGCTGCGCAAGGTATGGGCATGACATCTATATGTCGTCGATTGACCGAGGACGGCGTCCCTACACCAACAGGACGATTACCCTATTGGGAAGAATCCACTCTTTATAGCATGCTCACAAATCCCGTCTATCGCGGTCATATAGTGTGGGGCATGTACAAAAATTACAAGACAACCAAAAACCCGAGCGGCCGTACGAAAGTCAAGCAACCGGAGTCGAACTGGGTTGTGCACGAAAATGCGCATGAGGCCCTTGTGTCAGATGAGACCTATCAAAAATATTTAGATTCAGTACAATCAAAACCGAGAATCCCTGTCAAAACTGAATTGGCAAACCCCATGGCTGCACTCCTCTATTGTGCCGAATGCAATCACGCCATGCGTTTCAGACCGGCATACGGAGGGCGCAAGAATAGACTCCTTTGCACAACTGTGGGCTGTCATACCAAGAGTGCGGCATGGGAAGATGTGCACAATCGAATGCTGGCTGCGCTCCGGGAAACTTTCGACGGGATGACGATTGACGAACGAATGAAGCATAAGTCAAGCCGCGGAGAATACTCAAGGGTAGCTGTGCTTGAAAACAAGAAGAAGGCTGTTGAATCCGAGTTGGCGGAGTTAGATACTCAACTCAATCGGCTTCATGATTTACTCGAACGCGGAGTCTATGACGACGCAACATACATCGCGCGAAATAGAGCACTTGGAGAGCGAATTTCGACATCTAAGAATGAACTGACCACCATAGAAGAGAAAATTGAAGGTATGTTGCACGAACAACATAAAGTCCAAGAGCTAATGCCCAGAATCGGAGAAGTGTTGGAAGGATACGAGAGCGCAGATATTGAGAAGAAGAATGCTATGTTGCGTTCCATCCTGAGTAAGATGACCTATCGAAGAAAGCCAGAATGGAAGAAGTCAGACCAGTTTGAACTTGAACTATTTCTGCGCACCTAA
- a CDS encoding ImmA/IrrE family metallo-endopeptidase: MLDILEHYIPTPLESSVVDFYRKHGIMTSQDIDLDWITDEAGIIVRELPRDSTSFSLKNKYFIVLDSRIPLGHQRVELAHELGHVLMHAGRQDIMTMDFRAFQEFQADRFAMFALAPTFLLANSITQAFNRQQLVSQLAYSFDVPETFMDARIDLLEQRLRDIAMQRQMEEAVKEQTASSDYTYRHPLNDKIEYLVRDGAIVGRRRRASY, translated from the coding sequence ATGTTAGACATCCTCGAGCATTACATTCCAACACCGCTCGAATCCTCTGTTGTCGATTTTTACCGAAAACATGGCATCATGACCTCTCAAGACATTGATTTGGACTGGATTACTGACGAAGCGGGAATCATTGTCCGTGAACTGCCTAGAGACTCTACTTCATTTTCACTCAAAAACAAATATTTTATTGTATTAGACTCCCGGATTCCCTTAGGACACCAGAGAGTCGAATTGGCGCATGAGTTGGGGCACGTACTGATGCACGCCGGGCGCCAGGACATCATGACCATGGACTTCCGAGCCTTCCAAGAGTTCCAGGCTGATCGATTCGCCATGTTCGCTCTCGCCCCTACTTTCTTGCTGGCAAACAGCATCACCCAAGCATTCAATCGACAGCAATTGGTCTCACAGCTCGCATACTCATTTGACGTACCTGAAACATTTATGGATGCACGTATTGATTTGTTGGAACAGAGACTGCGAGACATTGCGATGCAACGTCAGATGGAAGAAGCCGTCAAGGAACAGACCGCCTCCTCCGACTACACCTATCGTCATCCGCTCAATGACAAAATTGAATACCTGGTCCGTGACGGCGCCATTGTCGGACGCCGACGTCGCGCCAGCTATTAA
- a CDS encoding PIN-like domain-containing protein, with the protein MFWTNKGTVIFDSSAYLNLYNFPHDTTQEILEKFSSIRDRVWLPYQVYTEFQNNKGRVIRKSFKKYEQIQQDVDSVLDDTIVKLYAILGKCDRFQYPTFEDLLDNVIGSLQEARTDLGGANEEIAHEKQQNKQYVKDDTVSDFVEKLRTNGQFGTPFGHSELIKIYVEGDTRYRLGIPPGFRDAHKMTEVKTDDYAEKRKAFGDLIIWKEIIKLACETEQDILLIIDDVKSDWWTHETVTHDKTKREHKKLVGPHDELVKEFHEYSRTGFYMLTLNEFIENLSKLHGFMDDMKLHFQLNKTNVLDHYVMDELRYSDEIDLNYIVRDLDTFFEHRAADYSVEFENIAFDEDSIHFSIDANKVEVSGRFVISVLVDGKLQGNDIAIKSVLFDIECQCDIELEVNSADFRDYTVLDGRIEYIRTISDDVVATISDDIDLYAIYDMQRRVRKALRKNAEDTISLHERKLYDAFGDVTFYSLEQLDGVI; encoded by the coding sequence GTGTTCTGGACCAATAAGGGAACTGTGATCTTTGATAGCAGTGCTTATTTGAACCTGTATAACTTCCCTCACGATACAACACAGGAAATCCTCGAGAAATTCAGTTCAATTAGGGATAGGGTCTGGTTACCATATCAGGTGTATACGGAGTTTCAAAACAACAAGGGCAGAGTAATCAGAAAATCTTTCAAGAAATATGAACAAATACAACAAGATGTTGATAGCGTTTTGGACGACACAATTGTAAAGCTCTACGCTATCTTAGGAAAATGCGATAGATTCCAATATCCAACGTTTGAGGACTTATTAGACAATGTTATTGGCAGTCTTCAGGAAGCAAGAACTGATTTAGGGGGCGCTAATGAGGAAATCGCTCATGAAAAACAACAAAACAAGCAATACGTAAAAGACGACACAGTCTCTGATTTTGTAGAGAAGTTGAGAACTAACGGACAGTTTGGGACTCCCTTCGGACATAGTGAATTAATTAAAATATATGTTGAAGGCGACACTCGCTATCGGCTTGGAATTCCCCCAGGTTTTCGAGATGCTCACAAAATGACTGAAGTCAAGACTGATGACTATGCAGAAAAGAGAAAAGCATTTGGCGATCTAATAATATGGAAAGAGATTATTAAACTTGCATGCGAAACAGAGCAAGACATTCTGTTGATTATCGATGACGTCAAGTCTGATTGGTGGACACATGAGACTGTTACACATGATAAGACGAAACGCGAACATAAGAAACTCGTTGGACCTCATGATGAACTAGTTAAGGAATTTCATGAATACAGTCGTACAGGGTTCTATATGTTAACACTTAATGAATTCATTGAGAATCTCTCGAAACTTCACGGTTTCATGGATGACATGAAACTTCACTTCCAGTTAAATAAGACGAATGTCTTGGATCACTATGTCATGGACGAACTCCGGTATTCGGACGAAATTGATCTCAATTACATAGTTCGCGACTTGGATACTTTCTTTGAACATCGCGCAGCAGACTACTCTGTGGAATTTGAAAATATTGCCTTCGATGAGGACAGCATCCATTTTTCAATCGATGCAAATAAGGTTGAGGTTTCTGGAAGATTTGTCATAAGTGTCTTAGTCGATGGTAAACTTCAGGGTAATGACATCGCGATTAAGTCTGTTTTGTTTGATATTGAATGTCAGTGCGATATTGAACTTGAAGTCAATTCTGCTGACTTTCGTGACTATACGGTTCTCGATGGTCGTATAGAATACATACGAACAATAAGCGATGACGTTGTCGCCACCATCAGTGACGATATAGACCTTTATGCAATCTATGATATGCAGCGACGTGTTCGTAAAGCTCTTAGAAAGAATGCTGAGGATACCATTTCGTTGCATGAACGAAAATTGTACGATGCTTTCGGGGATGTGACATTCTATTCCCTAGAACAACTTGACGGGGTAATTTGA
- a CDS encoding helix-turn-helix domain-containing protein: protein METLGDRLKRARERSKHTQNEVCKALGISIGTLSGYERDYRKPDTDVLAKLANHYDVSIDYLVTGKTLDPAEIDPEQAEFLRWVEENLEEAFFYDFKRSSDEQKEYMMETLRLLWQREQKRNQKRSE from the coding sequence ATGGAGACTTTGGGCGATAGATTGAAACGCGCCAGAGAACGCAGTAAACACACTCAGAACGAGGTTTGCAAAGCCCTTGGTATTTCCATTGGTACATTGTCCGGATATGAACGGGATTATAGGAAACCCGACACTGATGTTCTGGCAAAGCTGGCGAATCACTACGACGTTTCTATTGACTACCTCGTGACAGGAAAAACTTTGGATCCCGCTGAAATCGATCCAGAACAAGCCGAGTTTCTTCGCTGGGTCGAAGAGAACCTCGAAGAAGCATTCTTTTATGACTTCAAGCGCTCTTCTGACGAACAAAAGGAGTACATGATGGAAACCCTACGTCTTCTATGGCAGCGGGAACAAAAGCGTAACCAAAAGCGCAGTGAGTAG
- a CDS encoding helix-turn-helix domain-containing protein, giving the protein MTPVYIKVEKVRQKKSVTKAHIARYCSKSAAWYQDISNGRRTLKVEALQKIAEALDVPVGLFLKMK; this is encoded by the coding sequence ATGACACCCGTCTACATCAAGGTCGAAAAAGTGAGACAAAAGAAGAGTGTAACGAAAGCTCATATTGCTCGATATTGTAGTAAGAGTGCAGCCTGGTATCAGGATATTTCTAATGGTCGACGAACTCTCAAGGTTGAAGCATTGCAGAAAATCGCTGAGGCATTGGACGTTCCAGTGGGCCTTTTTTTGAAGATGAAGTAA
- a CDS encoding sigma factor-like helix-turn-helix DNA-binding protein, with translation MNEELWAIRRIQEYQQSMEQVREQRKDHERRVKRAEEQRDFETLMAEEEHVKYCKWMEDNCRYAMQQLAKYATAYEVDRTKQKESTKWVYTVTRFDPVILDNIGGTFDDYDFLRDEVQAKSTEYHLDLRVLSYREREALLLYVLDGCTWSEIAQQLDVTRSSVQTYIRRARQKLQRLRAEGVQLTLINSPTCTESETTYVHGLTRDKPLPLVAAP, from the coding sequence ATGAATGAGGAACTTTGGGCGATTCGGAGGATACAGGAGTATCAGCAGTCTATGGAGCAGGTTCGAGAACAGAGAAAGGATCACGAAAGACGGGTGAAACGGGCCGAGGAGCAACGAGATTTTGAGACGCTGATGGCCGAAGAGGAACACGTGAAGTACTGCAAATGGATGGAGGACAACTGCCGCTATGCAATGCAGCAACTAGCCAAGTATGCCACTGCCTACGAGGTTGACCGTACGAAACAGAAGGAATCCACGAAATGGGTTTATACGGTGACTCGATTTGACCCTGTGATTTTGGACAACATCGGTGGAACTTTTGATGACTATGATTTTTTGAGAGATGAAGTGCAGGCGAAAAGCACGGAGTACCACTTGGACCTTAGGGTGTTATCTTACCGCGAAAGGGAGGCTCTCCTCTTATACGTGCTAGACGGATGCACGTGGAGTGAAATCGCTCAGCAGTTGGATGTGACGCGAAGTAGTGTGCAAACGTACATCCGGCGTGCAAGGCAGAAACTTCAGCGTTTGAGAGCGGAGGGGGTACAGCTTACGCTTATCAATTCCCCGACCTGTACTGAGTCCGAGACCACATATGTTCACGGGTTGACTCGTGACAAGCCGTTACCGTTGGTTGCGGCACCATAG
- a CDS encoding DnaD domain protein, with amino-acid sequence MNYIEEVNAFYNRLEVTPLSSSAIALWFALLHICNKTGWTKEFSAAVGMLSLKSGLGARTIVNARNELKTKGYIDWKSRGGRKAAVYHLELLCANIAHNVSGNSSDNVSYNPSHNVSDNSSKDNLYANIAHNVSGNASTLKDLKDLSSSSDSSTTPTSTAAYEPIVEIWKIYEEEDFGKLTPLIRDKLHCLVEEYSVEWVREALVEAVMYNARSFVYVDSMLKSWLKEGGPEAARAKREAAAAAPQKPAAVVVQGQRRPRPSDTKAPEPDGRYSNFYKLFPDS; translated from the coding sequence GTGAATTACATCGAAGAGGTAAACGCATTTTATAACCGGTTGGAGGTGACTCCATTGTCCTCATCCGCCATTGCATTATGGTTTGCGCTGCTACACATATGCAACAAAACCGGATGGACGAAGGAGTTCTCCGCAGCGGTTGGAATGCTATCTCTCAAGAGTGGATTGGGTGCAAGAACAATCGTTAACGCACGGAATGAGCTCAAGACGAAAGGGTACATAGATTGGAAATCGAGAGGTGGAAGGAAGGCAGCTGTCTATCACCTCGAATTGTTGTGCGCAAATATTGCGCACAATGTTTCCGGCAACAGTTCCGACAATGTTTCCTACAATCCTTCGCACAATGTTTCCGACAACAGCTCGAAGGACAATTTGTACGCAAATATTGCGCACAACGTTTCCGGAAATGCTTCCACATTAAAAGATCTTAAAGATCTTTCTTCTTCTTCTGATTCTTCTACTACTCCTACTTCTACTGCTGCGTACGAACCAATAGTCGAAATATGGAAAATATACGAAGAGGAAGACTTTGGGAAGCTGACACCGCTGATCCGTGATAAATTGCACTGCCTTGTGGAGGAATATTCTGTCGAATGGGTGCGAGAAGCGCTAGTCGAGGCGGTGATGTACAATGCGCGTTCCTTCGTCTACGTGGATTCCATGTTGAAAAGTTGGCTCAAGGAAGGCGGACCGGAAGCCGCCAGAGCAAAGCGGGAGGCAGCGGCTGCGGCTCCTCAGAAGCCTGCTGCTGTTGTTGTGCAGGGTCAGCGACGTCCACGTCCGAGCGATACGAAGGCTCCAGAACCGGACGGGCGCTACAGCAATTTTTATAAACTCTTTCCGGATTCGTAG
- a CDS encoding HNH endonuclease signature motif containing protein, translating to MPVGSERVNADDYVDIKIADPNRWRGKHLIVWEEYHGRHVPKGHVVIFGDRNRRNFDPDNLILVSRAQLAVMNKQGLIQDHAELTRSGVIVADLYQKISQRKRG from the coding sequence ATGCCTGTAGGCTCTGAAAGAGTCAATGCAGATGACTATGTGGATATCAAGATTGCAGACCCGAATCGTTGGCGAGGAAAGCATTTGATTGTGTGGGAGGAGTACCATGGGCGGCATGTTCCAAAGGGACATGTCGTGATTTTTGGAGACCGTAACCGTCGTAATTTCGACCCAGACAACTTGATATTGGTTTCACGAGCCCAACTCGCAGTCATGAACAAGCAAGGTCTAATTCAAGACCACGCAGAACTCACTCGGTCGGGCGTGATTGTGGCTGACCTCTATCAGAAAATCAGCCAGAGGAAGAGAGGCTGA
- a CDS encoding RNA polymerase sigma factor — translation MDSELKEQIHRLSELYADDIYRYARLTLNDDNEANDVVQEVFFRAFKAWHNFRKESSEKTWLASIARNYMFDLLKKKKKTKQFLSTYMPPYLSDEQTNITEVLIVEDAVTHLKESYRQVFILRHVEELTVAQTAETLGWTEGRVRITDMRALTKLRERLSEGKGVQDYNEFDTQN, via the coding sequence GTGGATTCAGAGTTGAAAGAGCAGATTCACCGACTATCTGAGTTGTATGCGGATGACATTTACCGCTACGCAAGGCTGACGTTGAACGATGACAATGAGGCGAATGATGTGGTTCAGGAAGTGTTTTTTCGAGCCTTCAAGGCGTGGCATAATTTTCGGAAGGAGTCTTCAGAGAAGACTTGGTTAGCCAGTATTGCTCGCAATTATATGTTTGATCTGCTTAAGAAAAAGAAAAAAACAAAACAGTTTTTGTCCACTTATATGCCGCCTTATCTGTCCGATGAACAAACAAACATCACTGAGGTGCTAATCGTTGAAGATGCAGTTACACATCTTAAAGAATCTTACCGTCAGGTTTTTATCTTACGGCACGTGGAGGAATTGACAGTCGCACAGACCGCAGAAACTCTCGGATGGACAGAAGGAAGAGTTCGAATTACCGATATGCGGGCACTTACCAAACTGAGAGAGAGGTTGTCTGAGGGAAAGGGGGTACAAGATTACAATGAGTTCGACACGCAAAACTGA
- a CDS encoding nucleotidyltransferase domain-containing protein, with protein MTRNDVLMDLGRRCLKELNLPNMKYAFLGGSVGRGDADEFSDVDITICVEESASFETQNLIYEGEFVQVDFISPITLDAIMENPLDYRHLLESKALYDPLGNFEAVQGEARQYFASTIGQTQTFAKWTNVVEQRKHWAVNSMEQNTLYSATVAGEAAWTDAAFMAMFFDTGSCSTGMLIPWMKTNFDFQIIEDLCKWLNVSEADVRRIVRAIERFREFLRKQYPDRAHDFVLSPIQDALNAKKAQRLVKTGQLASLAWQFSGEAFWLYLETANGLPLDEYIEKLPKPLAIDLERAGFVSLDSSSIRKLCRVADDLILRVHQSS; from the coding sequence GGTTCAGTGGGACGTGGGGATGCTGACGAATTCAGTGATGTTGACATCACAATTTGTGTAGAAGAGTCGGCATCGTTCGAAACGCAAAACCTCATTTATGAAGGCGAATTCGTCCAGGTGGACTTCATTTCTCCCATCACTCTGGATGCGATTATGGAGAACCCATTGGACTACAGACATCTGCTTGAATCTAAGGCATTGTACGATCCTCTTGGCAATTTCGAAGCCGTTCAAGGCGAAGCACGCCAATACTTTGCTTCGACTATTGGACAGACCCAGACGTTCGCTAAATGGACTAATGTTGTTGAGCAAAGAAAGCATTGGGCGGTAAACAGTATGGAGCAGAATACCCTGTATTCGGCTACCGTCGCTGGTGAAGCCGCTTGGACGGATGCTGCCTTCATGGCGATGTTCTTTGATACTGGTTCTTGTTCCACAGGCATGCTAATTCCTTGGATGAAGACCAATTTTGATTTCCAAATCATTGAGGATCTATGCAAATGGCTCAACGTATCCGAAGCAGACGTAAGACGGATTGTACGAGCTATAGAACGGTTTAGAGAGTTTTTACGGAAGCAGTATCCAGATAGGGCACATGATTTTGTCCTTTCACCGATTCAAGATGCTTTGAATGCAAAGAAGGCTCAACGCTTGGTAAAAACGGGGCAATTAGCAAGTTTAGCGTGGCAGTTTTCAGGAGAGGCATTCTGGCTTTATCTTGAGACTGCTAACGGCTTGCCACTTGACGAATATATCGAGAAACTGCCGAAGCCGTTGGCAATAGATTTAGAGAGAGCTGGCTTCGTGAGCTTGGATTCATCTTCAATACGTAAGCTCTGCAGAGTCGCAGATGACCTGATACTCCGTGTTCATCAATCATCATAG